From one Sparus aurata chromosome 16, fSpaAur1.1, whole genome shotgun sequence genomic stretch:
- the LOC115566480 gene encoding zinc finger BED domain-containing protein 1-like — MVAAARLLPFEHVPCTAHSLQRTIAVSLHDSGFESVLAKCRKIVGHFKHSPSNAQELGEQQVALGQKQESLVQDIATRWNSTLEMVKRIQRNKSALTTTLAQQKSNIAMLTAQELDKLQKLEDLLEPCRYVTELLGGEQYVSCSVVLPALCHLVRVMEPSDDDPIYVVKFKTVFTKDLAKRKDSTNLPWLKIATALDPRFKDLKCLPKDERSEVWASVSNLVMGERSAQQPSAETTEKQPPKKRRMSVFLLGSSDTDTDEDDGEESIKQCVDRYKAEPKMDMEGCPLQWWSKREGAHAWLANIARRYLSTPATTVPCERLFSLSGHIIQKKRAALSPDNVNRLVCLSNWLNVKVD, encoded by the exons ATGGTTGCAGCCGCCAGACTTCTTCCATTTGAACACGTGCCTTGCACGGCCCATAGCCTGCAGAGAACGATCGCGGTTTCCCTTCACGACAGTGGATTTGAAAGTGTTCTGGCCAAATGTCGCAAGATTGTCGGGCACTTCAAGCATAGTCCATCAAACGCTCAGGAATTAGGAGAGCAGCAAGTAGCACTTGGACAGAAGCAAGAGTCACTCGTTCAGGACATTGCAACAAGATGGAATTCAACCCTAGAGATGGTCAAGCGAATCCAGCGAAACAAATCTGCACTGACCACTACCCTGGCTCAGCAAAAAAGCAACATTGCTATGTTGACTGCACAGGAGCTTGACAAACTGCAAAAGCTGGAGGACCTACTTGAACCTTGCAG ATATGTGACTGAACTGCTGGGGGGAGAGCAGTATGTCTCCTGTTCAGTGGTGTTGCCAGCCCTGTGCCACTTGGTCAGAGTTATGGAGCCCTCAGACGATGATCCAATCTACGTAGTGAAATTCAAGACAGTCTTTACCAAAGACCTAGCTAAACGGAAGGACAGCACCAACCTCCCATGGCTGAAGATCGCTACTGCACTCGACCCCAGGTTTAAAGATCTGAAGTGTCTACCCAAAGATGAAAGGAGTGAGGTGTGGGCTTCAGTAAGCAACCTGGTGATGGGAGAGAGGTCTGCACAACAACCATCTGCAGAGACAACAGAGAAACAGCCAccaaagaagaggaggatgtctGTCTTCTTGCTGGGTTCTTctgatacagatacagatgaagatgatggtgaaGAGTCCATAAAACAATGTGTGGACCGCTACAAAGCAGAGCCCAAAATGGACATGGAGGGGTGTCCACTGCAGTGGTGGTCAAAGAGAGAAGGAGCACACGCCTGGCTGGCAAACATTGCACGCAGGTACCTGTCAACCCCTGCAACCACAGTGCCTTGTGAGAGGTTGTTCTCACTCTCAGGCCACATCATCCAAAAGAAGAGAGCTGCTTTGTCCCCAGATAATGTAAACAGACTGGTCTGTCTCAGTAACTGGCTCAATGTAAAGGTGGACTAa